The sequence below is a genomic window from Anaerocolumna chitinilytica.
ATTCCTTCCTTTAGTTTACCAATATCCTTATTGCTGACATAAATATTAGCCTTATAGCTGCTCTCATTATCCGGCATAATCGTCATAACTGTAACACCAGCATTCAGGGTATCACCTTTTACCAGCTCCACACTACTGTTCGCAACTCCGGACCTTGCTGCTTTTACAGTAGCTTCCTTTATCTGAAAATCAAGTTTTTCAATGGCTGCTGTAAGCTCATCTTTTTTATCTACGTCTTCTTTTATATTATTAAGGGTAGTACTAATCTCTGTGTTTATATATTCTTCCAAAGAGGCATCTGTCTTTTTGTTTGCTCCCGTCCGTAGGGACTTGTCATTTTCCAATTTCAGATTGTTTAGATTATCGGTAAGTGATAAGGTGCTATCCTTTAAAGCAGTAATTTTACTTCGCAGATCCACCAGATAATTTAGTCTAAAATTGAGTAAAGCGTTTCCTCTTTCCTCTTCATTCTTAGAGAGAAGCGCTCCCTTCGTCAAAGTGCTTTTCTTTGACAGTTTTAGTTCCTCTATACTTTTCTCTGTTTCAGTGATGCTGTTTTTAATGTCCTTTAAACAGGAGGTCTTATATGCATCAATTGCTCTCCTTGCATCCTGAACCTTGGTTTCTGATTGTTCAACCTCCCATTCAGTAACTGCAAGCCCCTCAAGAGCTTTATTAATCTCATAGTCCTCTTTTGCCTGTTTATAACCGGCACTCAGTTCTTCCTGCTTACTCTGATATTCATCGTACTGCAGACTGTAGCTGCTGCTGTCTGTAAACAGGTCTTTCCCCTGTTCTATACTTTGCATCAATAGATTTAAGCCATGCTTTCTCTCGGAATAATAATCCAGAGAGTCCACCACACCCTCTGCAGTGGTCGATAACTGTATCTCTAATTTGGCACTGTCATATTTTTGAACCAGGGTTTTATAATCACTCAGATACTTGGTATAGAGGTCGTAGTATTCCTTCTCACTGCCTGAATTCAAGAAGGGATTTTTCTCCGTGTTAACTGCTTCTTCAAGCTTCTCAAGATTATGCAGCCGTTCCTTTTCACTTGCTATCTGCTTCTTGATAGAGACTTGATTCAGATGTCTCGCTTTTTCTTTATAATCGACATCCTTTTCAGATATGATATAATTTATGTAAAAACTACGGTATTTTAAGTAGTATTCTTCTTCGCTCTTAGGGAAATAATTCTTGCCATCTTCAACAGACTTCTTATAGGTCTGCAGATTGTCGATCTCCTTTGTAAGTTCTGTCAGTTGTGCTTCATAGTAAGTCTTTTGCTTTAACAGGTCTTCATGTTCGATAACATAAAGGATGTCTCCCTTTGTTACCTTCTGTCCATCCTGAATATTAACCTTCTTAATCGTTCCGGCAAAATTATTTACAACTGTTGCCACCTGATTATTGGGGCGCAGAATCCCTTCAGACTTCACAACAACGTCTATCCTGCCAAAATACATCCAGATAAGTGCAATGACAAAAATTCCAAGCACAAGATAAACAAACAGGGAAAGAAATATATTTGGCTTTGACTCGTACACTTCCCTGCTGTCTGACATTTCATTTAAATTCAGTATAATTGGTTTCATTGGTAAACTCTTTCTGCTTTTGTGTTATTGAGCGCATAACTATATGAGGAATTTAACATTTTCTTAGACGCCAGACAATATGAATGTGCTATTTGGTAAGAAATGCGTGGTGATTGGCAGAATTGATATCTATTTTATAGAGAAAGGATGAAGACAATAGCCAGAATAATAAAAATAACGGCTGATATGATAGCCATAAATTTAGCTGTTCTATTTTCGGCAGCCTTACCCTCAAATACTTCTCTCTTTCTTCTGATGATGAAAAAAGTGAGCAACTGCAGAATAAAGGCAACGCCATAACATACCTGCGGTATAGGCAGTAGTTTAGTTAGACCGGAGGTTTTTTCTATTGTATTGATTATAAGTCCAACTGCTAAGAAAATGCATGATACGATGGATAATACCTGATATCTCATAAGCTTTTTCATAAGATTAACCTAACGTGTAATATGTATTATACGCCTTTCTGTTTCATATTGATTTTTTTTCGTTTCGCCTTGGGATATTTCGTAATAATCAGTAGAAAACCTATTGTTACTGCTAAAAATGTGAAGCCCAACAGAAACTGTCCGATAACACTATAGTTAACTATATTAAACTTATAATATACCTCCAGAACCACCAGCAGATTATTGAGTGAATGCATTAGCATACAACAATAAATATTGAATTCTTTATAAACAATTCCCAAAATAAAGGCAAAGAACGTAAGAAAAATAAAAGCATATATATCAAAATGCAAAACTCCAAATATAATAGCCTGAATCATATTGGCGACTAGAAAGGAGTATTTTCTGTTAAGTTGTTTCAGAAGAATACCTCTGAATAATAATTCCTCTGAAATAGGTGCAAAAATTACGGCTGAAACTATCTCTATCCCCTTAAAGTGGTACTGGGAGCTATGACCTGGAAACAAAAATGATAACAAGTTTTCTTCGGAAATACTATAACAAACTAAAATCATGCAGGTAAAGAATATCATATATGTAATCTGTTTAAAGGAATATTTGCGCTTGCTATTTAACTGTATTTTCGTATGTTCTTTATGCAGAATATATATCAATGTGGAATATAGCAAAACAGTAATAATAGCAGCTATACCAGTCTTCACATACATGGTGAATAAACTATCGATTATTATAACCGCAAAAAACCATATAGAGCTCTTTTTTATTGATTCCATATTTATCTTTTCCTGTGAATTCATTATGGCTCCAATCTAATTCCATACCATTTGTAATTATCAAATCTGTTGAAAACTACCAAGAGTGAAAAAACGATAATGTTTGAACATTGCTTTTCTGTACATTACGTTATTTCATTTTATTTAGATATTTCAAATAAAGTATTCTTGGAGCTTTTATCTCAATGGCATCCTTGTGCATGAAAACGCTGACATTACCATAAAACTTCGTATTTCGAGATGTTGATGTATAAATAAATTCTCCACTACTTTTATCTGTTGTTTTATCTCCACAACTATAACCTGCTTTATTTAATATGTTTGAAACCATCTCTATTGTCTTTGCTCTATCTAAACTGGTATACAAAACCGATTCTTGCTTTGCTAAATATGAGCCAATTCCTCCCATTCCCAAACATGTGATAAACAGAATAAGCAATATGATACATAGTTCTATAATATGAGGTTTTTGTTTACTAAATATAAGCAAAAGGATGATATAGAAAGTAAATATAGTACCCAATATTTCAAAGTAATAAAGAGAAACCTTTTTAAATGTATCAATATTCATGCTTAATACCTCCTCAAGACTTTTATAATGACTCCATTTATGTCCTTCTCGGTAAATTCATGATGGCTTCTTATTCTAGTCAATTTGCATTTCTATGTAGTTTCTAAATTGTGGTATGGAGTTCTTAACCTTATAAAAATATCTCCTGAAAAGAAATATGCCAATGAGTAAAACAGAGACTGTTATCAAAAGTAATATCACTGTATTCTTTATTCTCGAAATTACATATATTGTTAAAAACTGAGGAAAAAGAAAACCGCTTATATTGTATCCTATATGTACAAAAATAGGCGCAATGACTGTTTGATATTTATAATAAACGTAGCCCAGAATTAATCCAAGAGCGAAAGTATAAATAGACTGGATCGGATTATAATGGGATATTCCAAATATGACTGCCTGTACTAAACATGCCCATATGTATGGCAAAAATCGTTTTAAGACCCGGAATAAAACTCCCCTGTAAAGCAATTCTTCAATAGCAGGCCCAACAAGACATATAAAGGCTGCTCTTCCCCAAAAGCTACCCCCTTCTGTTATTTTAGAAATTTTTTCAGCATACGCAGTCAGCATATGTGCGTTTATTATATATAGTATGTTCAAGGACATCGTAATACTTAAGCCAAAGCCGATTCCTAATAAAATTAAGTATACGGCCGATTTCGTTTTAAATAGCTCTGCAATTTTATCCCTTTTCATTCATTTCCTTCTGTGGCAATACGCTTTTCTTATTGTGATTGTCAGAACTATGTTTGTCCTGCGATTCATAAGTTTAATTGGATTTCTTATCCTTTATATAATTTTTAACCATAATTACACCAGATAAAATTAAAAGGACAAGCCCAATTGGAGCAATGATTATATTTACATAAATGTTATCAGATGGAATACATATTGTCGTCACCAACATTCCGATAAAAAAAATCAGATACCCGTCGGAAAAAGCTTTTTTTAAATTAATCATCCCTTCCTCCAATCAATCATAAAATTGAATATCTTTCAAGGCAAGATGAGCATTACATAAACATAATAACTCTTCAAGTATTGCTATGTCCATTTTTTTCTTTTCTATAATAAGGAATTCTAATTATTACCAAGACTATAAAAAAAATATTGTATATTGTATAAAAACTGTAGTAATATAAAGTTATTTCTTCGCCTATGTTGAAAATTGTAAAAATTCCCGAAACTACAGTAGTCATAAATAAGCTTATAAAAGCGTATATTTTTAATGGTTTATTAAAAAAGGCTACTTTACTCTCTTTATCTGTTTCCATCATATATCATCCTCCCTACTTAAGGTCTTATAACATAAATATAAAAGGTGAACGTATATTTCAAAGTAATAGAGAGATATGATACTATACTTTTATTTTATTTATTCTTTCTAGTCTTTTTATAGGCCTTGGATGTATGTTATGACTTACAATCTGTTTTTTATTCATATTATCAATTATCATTAAAGCCTCAATTAGACAATCTTATTCAATAATATTTCAATATGTTTTCTCCTTATGATTTAATCAACCTACCTGCTGCCTCCAAAGCAATGCATACTGCCCTTCTCTATCCAGCAGTCCCTGATGACTTCCGTCCTCAATGACCTTGCCCTTCTCCATTACATAAATCCTGTCGCACCTTCTAATCGTACTTAACCTGTGGGCTATAATTATCGTCGTCATATCCTTGCTGTAGTCTTCAATTGTATTCTCAATTGCTCTCTCTGTAATAGAATCCAGATTACTGGTAGCTTCATCAAGTATTAATATATCCGGCTTTTTTAAAATTGCCCTAGCTATGGTAAGGCGCTGCCTCTGTCCTCCCGATAAATTGGAGCCGTTCTCCTCCAGTCTCGTTTCATACCTTAAAGGCAGCTCGTTTATAAAATCATGGGCCTGTGCCTTCTTGGAGGCTTCCATTACCTCTTCTGTTGTAACATTCTCCAATCCCAGCGTCAGATTATCCATAATACTTCCGCTGAAAAGAAAGGTTTCCTGGGGTATATAGGCTATTCTCTCCCTCAAGGCTTCCATCTGAATATCCTTGATGTTATAGCCGTTAATTAAAATCTCACCAGTTTCCACTTGATAGAGATTTAATAATAATTTCGATAGTGTTGTCTTACCGGAACCGCTCTCCCCCACCAGTGCTATCTTCTCTCCTTGTCTTATACATATCTGAACTCCCTCCAGAACCGGTCTTCTGGTTCCATAACGAAAAGTAATATTCTTAAATTCTATATCCCCTTTTAAATTCAACGGACTTATCTTCTTATTTTCACCTTCTGTTCTTTCCGGTTCCAGGTCAAGTATTTCACCAAGTCTGTCTGCTGCAACCACAGCTGTCTGCATCTGGGGCTGTAAATTTATTAGATTTTTCACCGGGTCAAGAAAATACGCCAAAAGAGAATTAAAGGCTATTAGCTGCCCGATAGAGATATTTCCTTTGATAACCTGGTAGCCACCCACCCACAGAATGACAATGCCGCCGGTTAATTCGGTGAAACCTACGAGAGAACCTTGGAGATTACTTACCCAACTGAGCCGGAATACACTTTTTAGAAGCCTTATGAACTTCTTTTCTGTTTCCAGTTCTACTTTTCTCTCAGCATTGTAGGCTTTCACTGTCTGAATACCGTTTAAGGATTCGACCATGTAGGAGGTCAGCTGTGCATTGTCTTCCATCTGGGCCTGGTTTAACTTCTTATACCATCTATTAAAACTCAAAACTATTATGAAGTATAAGACAATCACGATAGCAGTTACGCCAAACATATAGGCATTCTGCATATACAGTATTACTCCTCCGGCTACTGCCATCAGAGTATCTATCATAATGGTAAGGGTAGCCCCTGATATGGCATCTCTTACCTTGGAGGCATCGTTAAATCGGGAGATTATCTCTCCCACTTTTCTGGTTCCGAAAAAATTCATGGGAAGCTTCAATACATGTCTGTAGTACCCAAGCAGCAGTGCAATATCAAGCTTCTGACTCAAATACAACATCAAATGAGAACGAAAAGCCGATAAAACCACCTTAAACAGATTTAATAAAATTACTCCGATTGACAATATATGAAGGGTTTTAACCAATCCTGCCGATAACACATCATCCAATAGCACTTTAAAATAAAAGGAACCTAGTATCCCCATGGCCGTTATTAAAAGAGATGCAATAAACACATGGCATAAAAGACGCTTTTGCGGCAAAAGCAGATATAAGAAGCGTTCAAACAACCCCTGGGTCTCATCTCCCTTTTCAAAATTCTGTCCGGGTACCATAAGAATAAGGATTCCCGTCCATTGATAGTGGGGTGCCTTTCCCTCTGCCGCTCCTTCGCCCATAAATTCTCCCGGCGTTAATTTGACGATTCCTTTACCCGGGTCCGCAAGTATAATTTCTTTGGCTGTTATTTTATGTATCACGACATAATGAAGCAGGGTACCATCCACTACCACATGGGCAATACAAGGCAGCGGGAACTCGGAAAAAAGGGCATTCTTATCACCTTTTACCCCTTTCGCACTAAAGCCGAGCTGCTCTGCTGCTTTTATTACACCATAAGCGTTGGTTCCCTGCTTATCTGTACCGGCAACTTCTCTTATCCTTGTAATGGATGTTTTAAAACCATACTGTTTTGAGATGGTCGCCAGACAGGCTGCACCGCAATCTGTCATATCATGTTGTTTGATACAGTAGTATTTACGAAACATAGATTCCTCTTTTGTTAATGGCAAGAAATGCTGTTTATAATTCGTATACATTCCAACCTATTTTTACTTTTTAGCTTTATTCACTGACAAAAATTTACCACTTTTTAGGAGTATGTACAATGCAGATGTGCTATTTGGTAAAAACACCGTGGTAATTGGTTACAGTCTGCATATGTATTATTTATCAAAGTATTTAAAAATATCTTTAAATTCCTGGCATACATTTGTAACAATGACTTTAAAAAAGGCATCTCCCCCCACGGTTTTTTCTAATTCATCTACTTTAAGTTCACATAAATTATCGTTCATCTCAATATTTACTTTTTTCTTATTCATCTTTCTACCTCCTTTTAAGTCGAATCTACCACTTTTTTATCACATCAACAATATAGCCGTGCTATTCGGTAAATAAACCATGCTATTTGGTATGTTATCAGAAAGACTGGTGATAAACATTTTTTTCTAATTAGGATTAAAATAACAATAGGTTTGTGATAAAATAGAACTATACATCGAAACTCGATGATAGTTCTTATGTTACTTAGGAGATATTTTATGAATAGTAATTTTGTTTCTGTAAGCATTGATATTACTTATAATTTATTGGCTTTGTTAGTTTTAGATAAATACTGTGATTATTTTCTGACACGTTCTCAATCAGATAAACTGTATATAAAACGGCTGTATTTTTATATCCCGGTACAAATCTTACTAAGCATTCTATCAATCGATACCGTTATCTTTACTACTTTGCTGTTTGTAAGTTATTTATTGTACATCAACCTTTTTTACATTACAGAATTTAAAAAAGGCCTTCTCTTTGTACTCAAGTTTTTTCTCATTTTTTATGGTTTATCTGGAATTGCTTTTATCGTAATATCTTTTTTTATGGATTTTTTATCAGGCCTGATTGGCTTGTTTGATAATAATTTTTATCAAAACCTTAAAGGAATCATAGTTAATACTCTGGCTTATATAATATCCTGCTTCTATCTGCATCATAAAAAGCTGAAGCACCAACCAGTTAACAATCCCTATAAGAGGTATGTTTATCTAATCTTAGGATTAATTATTTTTGTATTAAGTACTTTTATAATCTATATCTATACTTTAAACTCTTCAAAAGAAGCATTGGAGAATATTGTTACAATCATTTTCCTAATAAATATTCTAATGATTGTACTAATCCTATCCATCTACGAAAAAATCGTTGACTCTCTTCAGGAAGCAGCCCTGAAACAATTACAGCAGCAAAAATATGAACTTGCACAGAGTTATTATGAAGAACTAAGTGAGAAATCCAAGCAACTGGTGTCTCTTCGACATGACTTTAAAAATCATCTGAATATTATTGCAGGGCGCTTGGAGCAAAAGGATTATACAGAGGCTCTTTCCTATCTGGAAAGGATTACAGCTGTTACGAAATCTGCCGGAGATTTGATTATTACGAATAATGCTACTGTCTCTGCTATTCTTCAATCAAAAAAAGTAGAGTGTGAAAGAAAAGGCATAGGGTTTACTTATACCGCTGCCTTTGAGAAAATATATAAATTAACAGATATGGATTTTACGATAATACTTGGCAATATACTGGATAATGCCATTGAAGCACAGGAAGAGGTGAGGGCAGGTAAATACCTAGCCGTTTCCATCACACAGGCAGATACCTATCTTGTTATCCAGTGTGAAAACCCCTATCTGGCAAGTCCTATGAAGAAGAACGGACGCCTGGTAACCTCTAAAAAAGATAGCGAATTTCATGGGGTAGGGCTATTAAACGTCTCTGATGTATGCGAAAGGTACGGCGGTGACTTCCATTATACCTATGATAATTCCATCTTTACGGTCAGAATTATGCTTCCTAATTATTAGAATGTCTGCTCCTGGAGCTTTACATATATCCTATTCATAAATCGTTCCTTGATGTCCTTATAATACTTTCTGCTGACCGGTACTTCTATGTAGTCTGCTAAGACTATGGTGTTCTTACCGACTTCCTGTATCATGTCAAAGTTCACAATATAACCTTGGTGAACATAGCAGAATTTATTAACGTCCAATTTCTCGTATAATTGGGACAGTGTCTCATAGCAGGCATATTCATTATCTCCGGTGCGGATAATACTTGTATTGCGTTTCTTTTCTATATATTTTATCTTCGTTATTTCGATGTATACATCTGTGTTTTTAATTTTAACTTCCAGATATCTCTTTCTGGCACTGATTTGGTCTCTCTTAAAGTCAATGGCTGCCGTAGCAAGGGACATAACTTTCTTAAGCTTTGTATAATCCACCGGCTTTACCAGGTAATTAAGAGCATTTACCTCAAAAGCCCCCAGCGCATAATTATCAAAGCTGGTTGCAAATATGATTATGACATCCTCGTCCTTTTTTCTAATCTCTCTAGCGGTCTCCATACCGGATAACCCACCCATTTCAATGTCCAGCACCAGGATATGAAAAATGGTTTCCTCATACTGAGACAGCAATTTTTCTCCGCTGCTGAATCTGCATATATCCAGCTTGTTTCCGCTTTCATTTTCATAGGTCTTTAACAAATTGCTCAGTTCATCCTGATAATAGATTTCATCATCGCATATGGCGATTCGATATTGACTTAGCATATCCCTTATCCTTTTCATTATGGAGTTTCTTTCAAATGGTATCTCTTTATGACTATATTTTAATAGGAAGCTGAAACCAAATCAACCCCTGTATGCTATTCTGCATAAAAACAGTGGTATTTAGCCAAATAATGAAACCGCTCCATATAAAAAGATGCTCACTTAGTGAAACTGCGAGCATCTTTCTTATAAACTTACCTATTCTTATAAAACATATTATTATTAACTTACCTATATGAACCAGGCCCAAAACTTTGCTGATTACCTATCGGGAAAAGCTGACTCTTTGGTATTTATCTTAGTTGTTAAAGATACAATTTGTCTCTTTTCCGAAGCACTTCGAACAGGATATACACTTTGCCGGTGTCCTATCTCCGCTCAACCAGCGGTTAACCAGCTCCGGCTCTCGTATAAATGGCCGGCAAAGGGATATATATTCTATGTTCGTTTTTGCTATTACCTCTTCTATCTTGGTAAAATCCCGGTTTCCGCCTACTAATATAACCGGAATATCAATTTCTTCTGCAATTTGTGCAGCATACTGTTTGAAATAGGATTCCGTTTCAGGAGTGATTTTTCTAATAGTCCCCTCATTCACCCTCGCTGATGGAATACCGCCGCTGATTTCAATCGCTGTTACCCCGGTATCCTGCAGCATTTTACAGACATGTCTGCAATCTTCAAAGGTAAGCCCGCCTTCCATGAAGTCATCACAATTGACTTTCACAAGCACCGGATATTCTTCTCCTACTACTGCTCTTACCCGCTGTATGGTTTCCACTACAGCTCTTGCTCTGTTTTCTATGGTACCGCCGTATTCATCGGTTCTTCGATTGTAATAAGGGGTAAGAAATCTGCTCAGAAGATATCCATGAGCAACATGGATTTGCACTCCGTCAAACCCTGCCTTTTTTGCTCTAGCGGCTCCATTGGCAAAAGCCTCCTCCATCTTATGAATATCTTCTATGGTCATTTCTTTTGGTACTGTCTGATATACCAGATCAGTTACTTCACTTGGACCCCATAATTCACCCTCTAAGGTACTTTTATTCTGTGCCCCGTTGCACACAAGCTGTACTATGATATTTGTATCATAGCTATGGATAATATCAGTCAAATTCTTATATTCTTCAATAAAAGAGTCGTCATAAATTCCCATTTGACCAGGAACTAACTTTTCTGCATCTGTAACATTTGTTAATCCGGTTATAATAGTGCCAACTCCGCCTTTTGCAAGGTTTTCATAGAGTTGAAGCAACTTTTGTGTGGTATGTCCTTTTTCATCTGCTCTTCCGTCATGGGTTGCCGAGCGGATTATTCTGTTTTTCATCCGCATACCTGATAGTTCAGTGGTATCAAATAATGTTCTCATTTAGTCGCTCCTTTAATAGATATTTATTGTATAATCCATTGATATACATAGGTTGAGTTCCTGCTCTTGTTCTCTTTTTCATTCAATTATATTTTGGAATTCATATTATATGTATATGCATATATTATTCGTTTCATCTATAATTGTCAAGCAGTTTTTCTTGAAAACACTATCCATCGTAACCAGCAGCAAAAAGTAATTAGCTTCTATCTCCAAGTGCAACTAAGATCTGATTCGTCCTTTTTTCCAGATAATTTTCAATATAATCATGCTCTTCGTCATTAACAACAAAAAAGTTTGCATAGTAATTGGGATCAGGGTTTCCGCCCACACCCCCATAATATTTTATCCCATCGATTATCACAACATAATCATTATACCAGGATGAAAACACAGTCCCAAGTGGCCTATCCGGCTTCCCATTAAATCCAAGAAACTCACAGACTTTTCCTTGCTCTCTTAAATACTTAATAAATCCGATAATCGGTTCTTCCATTGGATTTTTAAAATATTTATCCGGTATGATAATATCAATTTTATTATCAGATGTCATGAAACTCCTCCTCATAAGACTATACTGCACTCCAAATCCATGGTATTATTATACAGTAAATATTTAACTATAAGCAATACCTTTCTTAAACACGGCAGCTAAAATCGTTATAAAAAATAATGAATGTCAATACTAATAATGTCTTGCAAATGATTAAAATTAATTATACATTTATAAGAGAACAGGTTGAAAGCTCAGACTTTTTCAATTATGCTTTACCAATATACAATGAATGATTAGGTATTCACGAAAGGAGTTATTATGGGTATATCCATGCACAGAATAGAAATACCAACTATTATGGAGGTCGACAGTAACAGACTTGTACATGTGGGTTCCTATATTGAGAGGGCCGGAATCTCGAATGTTGCAGTTTTTTTTGGTGAGGGAATAAGGGATCTCTTCGGAGAAGTTATCCTGGATTCTATTCAAAAAAAGCCCTCCCTCAACCTGCTGAATACTTATGATTATGATGATATCCGCCTGGAAAGCCTGATATCAATAGCCTTTACCCTTCCCAAAAATATTGATGCTATTATAGGCGTCGGAGGCGGTAAGGTATTAGATGCTTCCAAATACATTGCTTTTCTCAATAATGTACATTTTATAAGTATTCCTACTTCCACCTCTAATGACGGCTTCTCCAGTTCAGGGTGTTCGCTGATTATAGACGGGAAGAGAACATCCGTACAAGCAGCCATGCCCTTTGGATTAATCGTCGATCTTGATGTTATAAAAAATGCCCCGGCAAAATTTATATACTCCGGTCTGGGTGATATCGTATCAAAGATTACTGCTATTTATGACTGGTATTTTGAAGAGCATAATCACAAAGCGAAGGTAGACGATTTTGCTGCAATGCTTGCCCGAAAGTCCGTCAACAGTATTGTACGTATGCCTTATACCGATATTACCGAAAAGTATTTCTTAAAGGAAATGGTGGACTCTCTGACTATGAGCGGAATCTCCATGGAAATAGCCGGCAGCAGCGCACCTGCCAGCGGAAGTGAACATCTCATCTCCCATGCCCTCGATAAAGTTGTAGCTTTTCCTCAGCTCCACGGAATCCAAGTTGGCGTTGCCACCTATCTGATGAGTTTAGTCCAAGAGCACCGGTATGAGAGAATAGAGAAATTCCTAAGCGAAACAGGCTTTTTTGATTACGTTGAAACATTGGGTATGAAGGCTGATGATTTTGAAGAGGCAATTGATTTTGCACCATCTATTAAAGTAAACAGACATACCTTTATCCATGTGGAAGAGAATCGTCTGAAAGCTAAAATGCTTCTAAGAGAAAATGACATACTACGAAGGGT
It includes:
- a CDS encoding HlyD family efflux transporter periplasmic adaptor subunit, whose translation is MKPIILNLNEMSDSREVYESKPNIFLSLFVYLVLGIFVIALIWMYFGRIDVVVKSEGILRPNNQVATVVNNFAGTIKKVNIQDGQKVTKGDILYVIEHEDLLKQKTYYEAQLTELTKEIDNLQTYKKSVEDGKNYFPKSEEEYYLKYRSFYINYIISEKDVDYKEKARHLNQVSIKKQIASEKERLHNLEKLEEAVNTEKNPFLNSGSEKEYYDLYTKYLSDYKTLVQKYDSAKLEIQLSTTAEGVVDSLDYYSERKHGLNLLMQSIEQGKDLFTDSSSYSLQYDEYQSKQEELSAGYKQAKEDYEINKALEGLAVTEWEVEQSETKVQDARRAIDAYKTSCLKDIKNSITETEKSIEELKLSKKSTLTKGALLSKNEEERGNALLNFRLNYLVDLRSKITALKDSTLSLTDNLNNLKLENDKSLRTGANKKTDASLEEYINTEISTTLNNIKEDVDKKDELTAAIEKLDFQIKEATVKAARSGVANSSVELVKGDTLNAGVTVMTIMPDNESSYKANIYVSNKDIGKLKEGMRVKFNVYALPNSEYGYLNGRITKISKDLKVDEKNGGGYYLVEASIHEKSLYDSKGKELSLKAGMSCQAQMITENKRILKFVLEKMNFLKD
- a CDS encoding LytR/AlgR family response regulator transcription factor — translated: MKRIRDMLSQYRIAICDDEIYYQDELSNLLKTYENESGNKLDICRFSSGEKLLSQYEETIFHILVLDIEMGGLSGMETAREIRKKDEDVIIIFATSFDNYALGAFEVNALNYLVKPVDYTKLKKVMSLATAAIDFKRDQISARKRYLEVKIKNTDVYIEITKIKYIEKKRNTSIIRTGDNEYACYETLSQLYEKLDVNKFCYVHQGYIVNFDMIQEVGKNTIVLADYIEVPVSRKYYKDIKERFMNRIYVKLQEQTF
- a CDS encoding CPBP family intramembrane glutamic endopeptidase; its protein translation is MESIKKSSIWFFAVIIIDSLFTMYVKTGIAAIITVLLYSTLIYILHKEHTKIQLNSKRKYSFKQITYMIFFTCMILVCYSISEENLLSFLFPGHSSQYHFKGIEIVSAVIFAPISEELLFRGILLKQLNRKYSFLVANMIQAIIFGVLHFDIYAFIFLTFFAFILGIVYKEFNIYCCMLMHSLNNLLVVLEVYYKFNIVNYSVIGQFLLGFTFLAVTIGFLLIITKYPKAKRKKINMKQKGV
- a CDS encoding CPBP family intramembrane glutamic endopeptidase, which encodes MKRDKIAELFKTKSAVYLILLGIGFGLSITMSLNILYIINAHMLTAYAEKISKITEGGSFWGRAAFICLVGPAIEELLYRGVLFRVLKRFLPYIWACLVQAVIFGISHYNPIQSIYTFALGLILGYVYYKYQTVIAPIFVHIGYNISGFLFPQFLTIYVISRIKNTVILLLITVSVLLIGIFLFRRYFYKVKNSIPQFRNYIEMQID
- a CDS encoding peptidase domain-containing ABC transporter, whose protein sequence is MFRKYYCIKQHDMTDCGAACLATISKQYGFKTSITRIREVAGTDKQGTNAYGVIKAAEQLGFSAKGVKGDKNALFSEFPLPCIAHVVVDGTLLHYVVIHKITAKEIILADPGKGIVKLTPGEFMGEGAAEGKAPHYQWTGILILMVPGQNFEKGDETQGLFERFLYLLLPQKRLLCHVFIASLLITAMGILGSFYFKVLLDDVLSAGLVKTLHILSIGVILLNLFKVVLSAFRSHLMLYLSQKLDIALLLGYYRHVLKLPMNFFGTRKVGEIISRFNDASKVRDAISGATLTIMIDTLMAVAGGVILYMQNAYMFGVTAIVIVLYFIIVLSFNRWYKKLNQAQMEDNAQLTSYMVESLNGIQTVKAYNAERKVELETEKKFIRLLKSVFRLSWVSNLQGSLVGFTELTGGIVILWVGGYQVIKGNISIGQLIAFNSLLAYFLDPVKNLINLQPQMQTAVVAADRLGEILDLEPERTEGENKKISPLNLKGDIEFKNITFRYGTRRPVLEGVQICIRQGEKIALVGESGSGKTTLSKLLLNLYQVETGEILINGYNIKDIQMEALRERIAYIPQETFLFSGSIMDNLTLGLENVTTEEVMEASKKAQAHDFINELPLRYETRLEENGSNLSGGQRQRLTIARAILKKPDILILDEATSNLDSITERAIENTIEDYSKDMTTIIIAHRLSTIRRCDRIYVMEKGKVIEDGSHQGLLDREGQYALLWRQQVG
- a CDS encoding sensor histidine kinase; this encodes MNSNFVSVSIDITYNLLALLVLDKYCDYFLTRSQSDKLYIKRLYFYIPVQILLSILSIDTVIFTTLLFVSYLLYINLFYITEFKKGLLFVLKFFLIFYGLSGIAFIVISFFMDFLSGLIGLFDNNFYQNLKGIIVNTLAYIISCFYLHHKKLKHQPVNNPYKRYVYLILGLIIFVLSTFIIYIYTLNSSKEALENIVTIIFLINILMIVLILSIYEKIVDSLQEAALKQLQQQKYELAQSYYEELSEKSKQLVSLRHDFKNHLNIIAGRLEQKDYTEALSYLERITAVTKSAGDLIITNNATVSAILQSKKVECERKGIGFTYTAAFEKIYKLTDMDFTIILGNILDNAIEAQEEVRAGKYLAVSITQADTYLVIQCENPYLASPMKKNGRLVTSKKDSEFHGVGLLNVSDVCERYGGDFHYTYDNSIFTVRIMLPNY